TGACGGGCTGAGCAGCGCACGCACGGAGAGGGGCATGCGGAACAGCACCGCGGGCTCAGTTTGGAGCTGCTCTCCTGTTTGCTTGCTTTACTGTCCGCTTCTAAAAGCTGAACGCCGCGTGAtgcactctttttttttaatagcagaaGCTGTGGTTTCATTTGTGGTTCAGATAACACAAGGTGTGACTGAATCCTGCTCTgcattgagaagcacagagagaCACGGCTGGAGATCGCGGCTGCCCACAGGTGAGAGggtttttggggggtggggttaaAGGTAAGAAGATTTTGTCACGTGTTACATGAATATTTACATACATACAATTtatcaaaacaaattaaaaaaacacaacactgaaCGAAACTTGCAAAAAAACGAACAAAGAAAGGATTGCTTTTTAGTTAATGCTTTGGTGATGAGAGGTTTGGAAGAAGGAGAGACTGGGACCCCTGAGGACTgaacacgtgtgtgtgtgcgtgcgtgcgtgcgcgtgcgcgtgcgtgcgtgcgtgcgtgcgtgcgtgcgtgcgtgcgtgtctgtctgtctgtctgtctgtctctgtctgtctgtctgttgaaCAGGAGTAGGTGGTTCAGTGTCACAGGGCTGTGGTCCCAGTTCCGGGGCGTGTTGCTGGCGTGCTCTTCACATGCGGGGGGGCTGCTGTTTGCTGCCTCCTCCCGGCACCACGGAGCTCAGGCTCGCAGGGGCTAGAGCAGCAGAGCCAGGGGCAGCAGTGGGGGTTTGTGGGGAAGTCGTGGAGGATTGTGGGATAGCCTTGGCGCTGGTGGAGGACTGTTGAACAGCaggagaggattgtgggatagcCTTGGCGCTGGCGGAGGACTGTGAGACAGCaggagaggattgtgggatagcTTTGGCGCTGGCGGAGGACTGTGGGACAGCaggagaggattgtgggatagcCTTGGCGCTGGTGGAGGACTGTGAGACAGCAGGAGAGCATTGTGGGATAGCCTTGGCGCTGGCGGAGGACTGTGTGACAGCaggagaggattgtgggatagcCTTGGCGCTGGCGGAGGACTGTGTGACAGCAGGAGAGGATTGTGGGAAAGCCTTGGCGCTGGCGGAGGACTGTGAGACAGCaggagaggattgtgggatagcCTTGGCGCTGGCGGAGGACTGTGTGACAGCAGGAGAGGATTGTGGGAAAGCCTTGGCGCTGGCGGAGGACTGTGAGACAGCaggagaggattgtgggatagcCTTGGCGCTGGTGGAGGACTGTGAGACAGCaggagaggattgtgggatagcCTTGGCGCTGGCGGAGGACTGTGTGACAGCAGGAGAGGATTGTGGGAAAGCCTTGGCGCTGGCGGAGGACTGTGTGACAGCAGGAGAGGATTGTGGGAAAGCCTTGGCGCTGGTGGAGGACTGTGAGACAGCaggagaggattgtgggatagcCTTGGCGCTGGTGGAGGACTGTGGGATAGCCTTGGCGCTGGTGGAGGATTGTGGGATAGCCTTGGCGCTGGTGGAGGACTGTGAGACAGCAGGAGAGCATTGTGGGATAGCCTTGGCGCTGGTGGAGGACTGTGGGATAGCATTGGCGCTGGTGGAGGACTGTTGAACAGCaggagaggattgtgggatagcCTTGGCGCTGGCGGAGGACTGTGAGACAGCaggagaggattgtgggatagcCTTGGCGCTGGCGGAGGACTGTGAGACAGCAGGAGAGGATTGTGGTATAGCTTTGGCGCTGGCGGATGACTGTGAGACAGCaggagaggattgtgggatagcCTTGGCGCTGGCGGAGGACTGTGTGACAGCAGGAGAGGATTTTGGGATAGCTTTGGCGCTGGCGGATGACTGTGAGACAGCaggagaggattgtgggatagcCTTGGCGCTGGCGGATGACTGTGAGACAGCaggagaggattgtgggatagcCTTGGCGCTGGCGGAGGACTGTGGGACTGAGgcatggggggagggggagagaggaggagcgAGGGAAGGTAAAACAGCtgcagcagaagaagaagaagtagtagtaagaggaggaggaaggagtTGCTGCTGCTGTCCACTGACAGAAGGACCCGTGCTGCCTGGCGTGCCGGGAGGGGTGCCCGACAGCATGCCCGCGCTGCCCGCGCACCTCCTGGCCAGCTGCCCCCCGGGAGCGACGGAGGGAGACTGGGGGTtggaggaaggggaggaggaaGAGAAGGAGGTGGAGAAGAAGGAGGGGGATGGTGGGTAGAAGGAGGGCAGGAAGGGGGTGAGGCTGCCCCCGGAGGCCTTGCGGCTGTACTGCGAGTGGCTGCGGTCCAGGAAGCACTGCAGCGGCTCCGGGTGGCTCTGCCGGGATCCAGGCCGCTGGAGGTGCAGCTGCCCCTGGGAGCCCCTGTGAGGCAGCGAGGGCTGGGAGGCGGAGAGGAGCCGGCCCTCCCGAGACAGCCTGCCGACCGCCCCCGCCAGCGCCCCCTGCTGCTGGGGAGTGGAGCTGCCACTGATGCTGCGGCCCGTCTGCCTCTGCGAGGGGGGGGCGGGCAGGGCCCGGAAGCTGGAGTGCAGAGTCCTGCCCCCGGGGGGCcgtcgctgctgctgctgctgctgctgcaggagggagGTGGAGAGGGAGCTGGCTCGCGTCTGGGACAGCGGGACTTGGGGCTGTTTCTGAGGCTCCTCTCCCCTGCCTCTCCCCCCGCCCCGGCTGGGAATGGGAGGGGGagtgggagggggaggaggaggaggggggctcGTGGGAGGAGGGACGGGGTAGACCCCCGGCTGGTTCTGGGAAGAAGCGGATGACACAGAACCGGACGGGGATCTGGGGGCGTGCGCTCGAGGggccaccccccctccccctccactcAGAGCCCCCAGAGAGCTAATAGAAGCCGGGCGGGAGCCTGAGGCTAGATTAGGGTGGGACCTGGGAGGCAGGGGGGGTTTGCCAGCCTGGGGATCCTGGCAGGAGgccagggagagaggggagccCCGGGGAGGGGAGGGCGTGTGGGTGGAGGGTGAGGCTGCCAGCGGGGGGGGCAGGTAGAtggggtgctgggggtgctggTGGTGCGTCAGGGCGATGGCCACGCTGGTGGTGGCAGCGGCTGTCTGGAGCGGCGCGTGGACCAGGGGCGCCCAGATGACAGTTCGCGGGGCGGGCAGGTCCTGGAGGGTGTGTGCCGCCATGTCCTGGTCGTGCTTCACGATCTGATGAACGATCTCGCTGTCGCAGGAGCCATACCGCCCCCCCCGTGCCCCCCCACTCGGGTCCGCAGAGCCCGTCCGCAGCAGGACAGAGTTCTTCTTACCTGGAGCAAAAAATAACTGGGGTGTCAGTAACGTACGACCATGACAGACCATGACAGACCATGACAGACCATTACATATCATGACAGACCATGACAGACCATGACAGACCATGACAGACCATTACATATCATGACAGACCATGACAGACCATGACAGACCTTTACAGACCATAACAGACCATGACAGACCATTACAGATCATGACAGACCTTTACAGACCATGACAGATCATTACCATGTTTTAGTTTCCACCCCCCAATGCTTTTGCCATTCCCTTTATACTctacatttaccacagtttaccctggtttgccatgtttattaatagacctctctgtgctttacaatgcttccctatgctttaccagacctctctgtgctttacaatgcttccctatgctttaccagacctctctgtgctttacaatgcttccctatgctttaccagacctctctgtgctttacaatgcttccctatgctttaccagacctctctgtgctttgcaatgcttccctgtgctttaccagacctctctgtgctttacaatgcttccctatgctttaccagacctctctgtgctttgcaatgcttccctgtgctttaccagacctctctgtgctttacaatgcttccctatgctttaccagacctctctgtgctttacaatgcttccctatgctttaccagacctctctgtgttttacaatgcttccctatgctttaccagacctctctgtgctttacaatgctttcactgttatgctttgctgtgcttttactgtaggaCACTTTTCTGGGGAGGTGACGTGGCCCCGTGGCTCACCGATGCGGTCGAGTCGGTCCATGGCCACGTTCTCGAAGGCTCTCCTCATCATGGGGTGCTCCTCCAGCACCTCGTTGAAGCTGCCCACCGAGAGGGAGTAGAGCCGACAGTACGTGTCCGCCCGAACGCTGGCCGTGCGACGACCTCGAGTCAACAAGCAGATCtctgagaggaggagagaggggggagagggggagagagggagaggggggagagagagaggggagagagagagagaggggggagagggggagagagggagaggggggagagagagagggaggatagagagagaggagagagagggaggatagAGAGTGAAAAGATTTTAGAACATCAGACAGTTTGGCCTTCTTGTTGCCcaagcacagagacacagacagacagagacacacaaacacacagacacacagacacacagacacagacaggcagacagacacacagacagacagagacacacaaacacacagacacacagacacacagacacagacaggcagacagacacacagacagacagagacaaacaaacacacagacacacagacacacagagacacagacagacacagacacacagacacacagagacacagacagacacggtcTCACACACAGTCCCACACACTGACACCTCGCTCCCCCCAGGCTCACCCCCGAAGTAGCAGCCGTCGGACAGCTTGGTCTCCTTGTTGCCGCGGGTGAGGATGCTCACCACGCCGTGCTGGATGAAGTACATCTTCTTGCCCACGGTGCCCTCGCGCACGACGAAGTCTCCGGGCTGGAACACCTCGAAGCGCAGCTTGGTCAGCACGGCCGTCACGAAGTTGGGGTCCGCGTTGGCAAACAGGGGCATGTTCGCAACCAGGCTGCGGCAGTTAAAATTCACAATCTcctagagagggggagggagagggagagagagagagaggggggggagatggggagaggggagagatgggagagatggggagaggggagagatggggagataaggaaagagggagagatgggagagatggggagagatggagagagatggagagggggagataaggaaagagggagagatgggagagatggagagggggagaagagagggagaaaaGGGAGAGAGGGTAAGAGGGGGGaggcaacgttttttttttacacatttcgtTTGCTCGTCTCATTAGGATCCCATTTGTTTTTAACCCCCGCTGGGCTCGGGGGCGCTGCAGAGGGGGCTCCTACCTCTTTGAGGGGCTCGCTCAGCTCTCCCAGGATGTTCTCCTCATCGAACATCTTGCCCTGGAAGCGATGCTCGTAGTACTCGTGGATACGCTGCCTCACGTCTCCGGGGAGCTTGTGAAACGACATGTACTGCTCCACCTGCTTGTACTGGAGACAACGAGACAGGGGacgggtgagtgtgtgtgtgtgtcagtgtgtgtgtgtgtgtgtgtgtgtctgtgtgtgtgtgtgtgtgtcagtgtgtgtgtgtgtgtgtgtctgtgtgtgtgtcagtgtgtgtgtcagtgtgtgtgtcagtgtgtgtgtgtgtgtctgtgtgtgtgtgtgtctgtgtgtgtgtcagtgtgtgtgtgtgtgtctgtgtgtgtgtgtgtgtgtgtctgtgtgtgtgtcagtgtgtgtgtgtgtgtgtgtgtgtgtgtcagtgtgtgtgtgtgtgtgtcagtgtgtgtgtgtgtgtgtgtgtgtgtgtgtgtgtgtgtcagtgtgtgtgtgtgtgtgtgtgtgtgtgtgtgtgtgtgtgtcagtgtgtgtgtgtgtgcgtgcgtgtgtcagtgtgtgtgtgtgtgtgtgtgtcagtgtgtgtgtgtgtgtgtgtgtcagtgtgtgtgtgtgtgtgtcagtgtgtgtgtgtgtgtgtgtgtgtgtgtgtgtgtgtcagtgtgtgtgtgtgtgtgtgtgtcagtgtgtgtgtgtgtgcgtgcgtgtgtcagtgtgtgtgtgtgtgtgtgtgtgtctgtgtgtgtgtgtgtgtctgtgtgtgtgtcagagtgtgtgtgtgtgtgtgtgtgtgtgtgtgtgtgtgtgtcagtgtgtgtgtgtgtgtgtgtcagtgtgtgtgtgtctgtgtgtgtgtgtgtgtctgtgtgtgtgtcagtgtgtgtgtgtgtgtctgtgtgtgtgtgtgtctgtgtgtgtgtcagtgtgtgtgtgtgtgtctgtgtgtgtgtgtgtgtctgtgtgtgtgtcagtgtgtgtgtgtgtgtgtgtgtgtgtgtgtgtctgtgtgtgtgtcagtgtgtgtgtgtgtgtgtgtgtgtctgtgtgtgtgtcagtgtgtgtgtgtgtgtgtgtgtgtctgtgtgtgtgtcagtgtgtgtgtgtgtgtgtgtgtgtcagtgtgtgtgtgtgtgtgtgtgtgtgtgtgtgtctgtgtgtatctctctgtgggGATCCTGTGATGAAGGGCTCTATaggactctgtgtctctgtggggATCCTGTGATGAAAGGCTCTATaggactctgtgtctctgtggggATCCTGTGATGAAAGGCTCTATaggactctgtgtctctgtggggATCCTGTGATGAAAGGCTCTATaggactctgtgtctctgtggggATCCTGTGATGAAAGGCTCTTTTGGACTCCGTGTCTCTGTGGGGATCCTGTGATGAAAGGCTCTATaggactctgtgtctctgtggggATCCTGTGATGAAAGGCTCTATaggactctgtgtctctgtggggATCCTGTGATGAAAGGCTCTATaggactctgtgtctctgtggggATCCTGTGATGAAAGGCTCTATaggactctgtgtctctgtggggATCCTGTGATGAAAGGCTCTATaggactctgtgtctctgtggggATCCTGTGATGAAAGGCTCTATaggactctgtgtctctgtggggATCCTGTGATGAAAGGCTCTTTTGGACTCCGTGTCTCTGTGGGGATCCTGTGATGAAAGGCTCTATaggactctgtgtctctgtggggATCCTGTGATGAAAGGCTCTTTTGGACTCCGTGTCTCTGTGGGCTCCTGTGGCTCGTCGTGGGTCTGGCTCACCTTCTCTTGGTACTGGCGGCGCGAGGAGTCCAGTGACTGGATGAGCGCCGTGGCATGGCCGATGAACATGGCGTAGCACGTGGCCCCCACGATCATGCTGAGCATCGTGAGCCACAGATCCGTCATCCCCTCGGGGGCCTGCGCCCCATAACCGATGCACAGCATGTGACTCATCGCCTTGAACAGGGCGTAGGAGTACTGCGTACCCCAGGAAtcattctgagagagagagagagacagagagagagagagagagagagagagagaaacactttGAACAGGGTGTAGGAGTACTGCGTACCCCAGGAAtcattctgagagagagagagagagagagagagagagagagagagagagagagagagagagagagacactttgAACAGGGCGTAGGAGTACTGCGTACCCCAGGAAtcattctgagagagagagagagggagagggagagagagagagagagagagagagagagagagagagagagagagagagagagagagagagggagagagagagatacacacttTGAACAGGGCGTAGGAGTACTGCGTACCCCAGGAATTATtctgagagagggggggagagaggatgaTAGTCATTCTGAGGCAGGGAAATGGGGGGAGAGCGAGACAGGGTCAGAGGGCTACACATCACGTGGCTCATCAGAAAGTCACGTGACGCAGTGGCTGTTTGCTTGTCATGATGAGTAAATCAAATTCAACGCTTGGGTACAGAAGATTGCAGACAGTATTCTGCTACGCTCTGTGAATgtgaatacagacacacacacacacacacacacagtatatgctGTTTCTGTAAGCATCTCTATCTCTGTGAATGtgaatacagacagacacacacacacacacacacacacacacacacacacacacacacacacacacacactcacacacacacacacacacacacagtatatgctGTTTCTGTAAGCATCTCTATCTCTGTGAATGtgaatacagacagacacacacacacacacacacacacacacacacacacacagtatatgctGTTTCTGTAAGCATCTCCATCTCTGTCTGCATGGTTGAATGATAGTTAGAGGGTGTGTTGGACTGCATGTATTGTATGTAATGTAATAACACGTCCTCGGAGCTCTTGCTGTTGTTTCAGTGCTTCTCCTCTGCTGTGTAATCCCAGCCTCCCTGCAGAGACTCGCACTTTGCTGTTCTCACATATCAAAtgcaattcattaaaacacaaacagctGGGCCACGCATTTCCCTTTCCTCTCCCCTGtgtctcactccccctctctcctgcactccctcctctcctcctctcccctgtgtctcactccccctctctcctgcactccctcctctcctcctctccccctgtgtctcactccccctctctcctgcactccctcctctcctcctctccccctgtgtctcactccccctctctcctgcactccctcctctcctcctctccccctgtgtctcactccccctctctc
This region of Acipenser ruthenus unplaced genomic scaffold, fAciRut3.2 maternal haplotype, whole genome shotgun sequence genomic DNA includes:
- the LOC117962724 gene encoding potassium/sodium hyperpolarization-activated cyclic nucleotide-gated channel 1-like, producing the protein MDGGDAGKDGCTTPSASAVIRGAIVAVNSYQESNRRGKGSLPSLVYRRAAAPDWEMEETELGAGREAVGRRFPAGDSVSMSGGQRGGRGSTGSSAGEAAAKKDAASQRQEHSVTGSSAREPVSRFRITAASSPTLGPAQLRQQPASSSSQSIPQRSVGFSRATRASVSSSAGEATPDQIVPAASAEAEAEDYSYSNQSTYMQRQFAAMLQPGVNKFSLRMFGSHKAVELEQARVKSAGSWIIHPYSDFRFYWDLIMLFLMVGNLIILPVGITFFKDENTPPWIVFNVVSDTLFLVDLVLNFRTGIVKEDNTEIILDPHEIRTRYLKSWFLVDFVSSIPVDYIFLVVDLETHVDSEMYRTARALRIVRFTKILSLLRLLRLSRLIRYIHQWEEIFHMTYDLASAMVRIVNLIGMMLLLCHWDGCLQFLVPMLQEFPEDCWVSINNMVNDSWGTQYSYALFKAMSHMLCIGYGAQAPEGMTDLWLTMLSMIVGATCYAMFIGHATALIQSLDSSRRQYQEKYKQVEQYMSFHKLPGDVRQRIHEYYEHRFQGKMFDEENILGELSEPLKEEIVNFNCRSLVANMPLFANADPNFVTAVLTKLRFEVFQPGDFVVREGTVGKKMYFIQHGVVSILTRGNKETKLSDGCYFGEICLLTRGRRTASVRADTYCRLYSLSVGSFNEVLEEHPMMRRAFENVAMDRLDRIGKKNSVLLRTGSADPSGGARGGRYGSCDSEIVHQIVKHDQDMAAHTLQDLPAPRTVIWAPLVHAPLQTAAATTSVAIALTHHQHPQHPIYLPPPLAASPSTHTPSPPRGSPLSLASCQDPQAGKPPLPPRSHPNLASGSRPASISSLGALSGGGGGVAPRAHAPRSPSGSVSSASSQNQPGVYPVPPPTSPPPPPPPPTPPPIPSRGGGRGRGEEPQKQPQVPLSQTRASSLSTSLLQQQQQQQRRPPGGRTLHSSFRALPAPPSQRQTGRSISGSSTPQQQGALAGAVGRLSREGRLLSASQPSLPHRGSQGQLHLQRPGSRQSHPEPLQCFLDRSHSQYSRKASGGSLTPFLPSFYPPSPSFFSTSFSSSSPSSNPQSPSVAPGGQLARRCAGSAGMLSGTPPGTPGSTGPSVSGQQQQLLPPPLTTTSSSSAAAVLPSLAPPLSPSPHASVPQSSASAKAIPQSSPAVSQSSASAKAIPQSSPAVSQSSASAKAIPKSSPAVTQSSASAKAIPQSSPAVSQSSASAKAIPQSSPAVSQSSASAKAIPQSSPAVSQSSASAKAIPQSSPAVQQSSTSANAIPQSSTSAKAIPQCSPAVSQSSTSAKAIPQSSTSAKAIPQSSTSAKAIPQSSPAVSQSSTSAKAFPQSSPAVTQSSASAKAFPQSSPAVTQSSASAKAIPQSSPAVSQSSTSAKAIPQSSPAVSQSSASAKAFPQSSPAVTQSSASAKAIPQSSPAVSQSSASAKAFPQSSPAVTQSSASAKAIPQSSPAVTQSSASAKAIPQCSPAVSQSSTSAKAIPQSSPAVPQSSASAKAIPQSSPAVSQSSASAKAIPQSSPAVQQSSTSAKAIPQSSTTSPQTPTAAPGSAALAPASLSSVVPGGGSKQQPPRM